gtatatgtatcagaatcattaaaacttgaaaataacaaatactgagacttaaagatgatgtatcagaaataataattctcaaaaaattgcatatgaaacagacattatgtatctgatacataaatgtagatgtatcagaattattaaacttgaaataacagaaactgggacttaaacataatgtatcagaaatagtaaatctcaaataattgcatttgaaaaagacattatatatctgatacataaatgatatgtatcagcttcgttaaaacttgaaacaacataaaatgacacttaaacatgatgtatcagaaatagaaaatctccaaaaaaatacatttgaaaaagacattatgtatctgatacataaatgtatatgtatcagaatcattaaaaattaaaacaacagaaactgacacttaaacatgatgaaTCAGAAGTAGAAAATCTCCagaaaaatacatttgaaaaagatattatgtatctgatacataaatgtatatgtatcagaatcattaaaaattaaaacaacagaaactgacacttaaacatgatgtatcagaaatataaaatctccaaaaaaaattccttttaaaaatacattatgaatctgatacataaatgatatgtatcagaatcattaaaaccttcacaaaattttcattctaaaacaaaaaacttaattgaacacatacctttgggagattagggcgtgttgtaaccccttcaatcttgttgtctatttctttgggtgcatgtttaactgtagctttcgacttcaatttctcacgtagcttattcatcactgttggatcgttacgatgtttggatctaacttcgtcgtaaccttcccaagacgaatcagaaccaggagaaacaagaattcgttgatttttagtggactgtttgagaccatgaacggattccattgaaggtatgagaaacaaaaacagaaagatttacagaagaaaacaaatgataaaaatttagaagttttttcaaagattttcagaagaaatcaaaatatacaaattttaggagaaatcagattgaatgaggatgaagtaaaattccatataaagaaagattgaaatataccttatttgaaccttgaaattgattaacagTTGAAGAGTAACAAATTAACTAGAGCAAATTAGGGCAAGAATAAAGGAATAGGCGGATGTATCAGAgaggtatagagagagaaaggaaaaagagggaatttggaatttttttggtgtatatgggaataaaagtaaatatattagggcaatatgtgtaaaagggtaattttaccataatttaatatcattCTTTAATTTCATCCACTAATACTTGATGTAAATGGTGAAACATGTAATTTAATTTGATGCAAAGCGAAGAATCTTACGTAGCTCTCTATTTTCTCACTTTTCCTCCTCGCCCTTTAACTAATGATGAGTAACTTTGAATGTCAATTACTATAAGTTGACCCAACTCAATATATGATCAACATGAGTGACTTTAAAGGTCAGTTACTATAAGTTGAGCGACCATTTAGACAATCAACTCGAACCAAAAGCTACGAAGTGTGAATCTTTTGTCGAAGTGAAATGGCTTTTCTTACCCAATTGGATGGACGATTTTTTAGATTAATCTTTCTTTGAACACAACATTTTGTTCTCCATATTGCCAATTGCAATTAATCCATGTTTCCTAAGATGAGAGTCTTAAGATTGGGCCAATTACTAAATCAGACCAATGATGAGATATTGGGCTGGGCCATTATATCTGAGCCCAGTCCCAAGTAGGACCAGTAAACATTATGGGGAGATTTACATAAATATAATCTTACTGGATATGAAATTCTTTTGAATAGGGCATAGCTTTACCCTTCTCATAGTTATTGTCTttcttttgaatttattttcatttggcTCGGGGTATCAGGAACCCTTCAAGAAAAATCTAGCTTTTTCATTTCACTGACCATTAAGCGACACCCttaattcattttttgattCTTCACGTGTCTCATGATTTTGTTACCACTATAGCTACTGTGTTGATAGTCTAAAGGGAAAATTACGCGATATGGCAAGCCTTACTATTATATTACACATTTAGGGTATAGTTTAATAATAATTACGGCTCGCAACAAACATAGCTATCTATTTAAGCGATATGAAAAATTTCGcttgccagatatacaaatatatatgtatatcagttatcattatacaatttttctgacaaatatacatatacaattcgagagatatacatatacaattcgcctctcgctcgcctctcttctTTCTCTATCGATCTCGATCTCCTCTCTCCTCCTCTTTCTCAATCTCCCTTGccagatataaaaataaatatgtataccagttacatatatataattttttgtcaaaatgtacatatacaattcaacagatatacatatacaattcgcctctctcctccctctctcgatctcgttcacctctctcctcctctctctcaatctcgcttaccatatatacaaatacatatgtataccagtgtttgtatattttggtatacaaataattcgtgggtataacgtttgtataattcgctacagcttttgtataattcactacaatatttgtataatgGCAAATTTTATGTTTGTCATTATAAGTAATTATGAAAACTATACCAATATAAAGTAATTATGCTTAAAAGGTTTGTCATATATGAAAATTCTCCTAGTCTAGAAGTTTGTGTTATGAATCAGCCCAGCCCACTATAGAAATATTGGGCCTAGAATATTTAAtggaaaacttacataaatatacaatattaagaaaatatttaccatttatagcaataagaaaataatttcactaaacacttataatacatttataatacagttttaatacatattgcagagaactatttataaaacatatataatacaagttttatagatggataatacatttatcacatattttaatagacttataatacattatgttagtttctcactacacaaacataatatatattttaaaacacttataatacatttatattgtatgcataattcacttttaatacaagtgtagatttatcataatattgctataaatagtaataaataaaaaatatcgctaaaatcagtaattaatttttaaaaagcactcaatcaagtaattttttcatatttaatagGGTCAGGCCTCCACAAAGGTTAATCTGGgattaattctttctttttcaaCTTCTCATTTGATATCCAGTACTCGTAATGAGGCCAAGGACGTTGTAGTTATGTGGGAGCAAGGGAGTTATACGAACTCCCTTCGGtgaaaaattacattgtataatcaaagttatatatatacgtagTAGATGTTGTTTGGCTTATTCGTgtgtttacttcttcatattttgaattatgcCTAATGATGAATCTTGTGTATAGTTGTTCATATTCTGATCTCACTTAGTAAAAATTCTGATAAAGCTCGAACCCGAACCTCTAATAAAATTCTGATAAAGCTCGAACCCGAACCTCTAATAAAATTCTGATAAAACTTGAACCCGAACCtctaattaagaataaagaaaTCATATCAATCCCACCATAATCCTAATTTGTATCTGGGATCAGTTATGAAGTGAGATGAAATTGTAGAACATGAGCAAGTCAAGTGCCTAACACCTTTCAAAGAAGTTTAATTTCTACCTATAATTAGTATGGAGGATATGGTATATGCTCTGCACATCAttaattacatatttatttattttttttattcgatATTCGCATTGAAGtctgattaaatttgaattgggGATGAAAAATTTCACATTGGAAAGTAAAACGATCTCTAATAAAGATGACTTTGTATCTAAGGGGATTCAAACCCGAAAAAcctcttattaaaaaaaaaatattacttaccGCTCTACAACGACTATTGTTTGATCATTCATTACCTATTAAATTATtaaagtgaaagaacaaagcaCATGAAATGCTACCACATGCAAACCACTACTTAATAAGCACTCTTACctctccttttttttaataatccCACTTGCTTATCCTTTTAGTCAAACGAATACCTTCTGGAAGACCTCAAaaggtttatatatatatatatatatcaccgttcacttttacttgtcatattttgttttttgaaaGTCAAGAGGCATgaactttgatcaatatttaaGATGTATTTTTCATCATATAAATATGAGAAATGACAATAATTGCAACTCATAGTATTTTTCAGATAATTCTCAAGCatctaaatttaaattaaattaattcaatttaattaACTTCAAAAATTAGCTAAATTAACTCTAAAAAAAGAAACATGACAAATATAAACTAGGCATGTAAACCAAATTCAGAGACAAATATAAAATTGGTTCTTGGAACTACTAATGCCATCAATGACTAAACCCAAATATTATGACCAAATATTTAGAAGACAAGAAATTAAGGTTTCATAGACTATATGAAGCAAAGAGAGATTCAAAGAACTAATCACATGCCCACATGGGCTACACATAAAAGTCAATTTACACAACTTCCACATAATATGTCCAAAGTCATTATCGGATAATTGCTAATTTTCGATGAATTTTAGTTCGTTAGtaacatttttttataaatttatatcttAAAATCATTTGTTAACGTGCTAAATTCTGTCAAgatattcataaaaaaattaataattttttaatagtgaATCCCAACTTATTAAAAATACTATACCTTATTAtcttttcttaattaaaaaCTTTAATAATTAGATAAATactattatatatttgaaactttGTCCTAACTCCTAAGTCAAATTATGACAAATAAGATGATattaaacattttttaaaaattagtaaGTTGATCAACATGAGAATGAAAGATAAAATACTTTATCCACACTTATGATACCCACTACCTCATCTCTAATATACTTATTACTTatcatatattataaaatattttatattattgacAAGACCATACTCTTAGGTCGTGTGTTCACGTGTTAGTTTGGCTATGATGCACGTATAATAAAACAAACACTAATTATTTAATTGTAGCTTACGTaaaatatacaacaacataattaatttattaatttgctTTATCTAATTAGTGGGTTACACATATTATAAGTTTTAGTGACGGaatcaaaatttttaataaggaaattcaaaatttataaagtAGATTGATAAATTAGCTGAGTTcgacatatattatatatatataaaaattattttaactatatatataatatatttttttatcgaaTCTTTGACTATAAGGTGACTCTGTCCAGTAAATGTTATTAGCTTATACTAATATAATAAACTATCTTCAACAAACCTAATTAGCGTAAATTGTGCAACCTAACTTTTTTGGACTGTTCTGGAGACTCTTTATCATTAATAACTCTTTTAATTTAATGTTTGGTCTTCTTACGTAGCTTTGCTTGCTTATCATTTTAGTCAAATAGCATAAGTTATAAATCATTTGGATGGAGGatagtttaaaatttgaaatttatgaatttttttgatcgtttcaaattaatattttttctctgttattttttagttgtcataattttttttaatgtcaaacaatataatttttgactaattaacattttaagatgtattttttatcatagtattaatatggaagaaattgaatatctaaatttttatttttaaatatcaatTTAATGTAATCTAAtttaactttgaaagttagtcAATTGATTCTCAGAAAATTgcaacatgacaactaaaaaggaATGGAAGGAGTATATGATActcttttgttttaatttatgtggtaTTTTTTGGAATCCTAGATTTAAATAAGTTTATTTCTGATCGTAACTTTTTCATAtgtctttttaatattttaaattttctaatcactgtgatttataatactttacgtaattttcaaatatataaattttgtttcaaaatatttgaagattttatATATGcccaaatttaaaattaaaattatttattttatctcaaaatttaaattatatcatataaattgaaatgaagagaataactatatatattaaaaaaataaaaattactgaATTTTCATGAATCGATGGATCCACTCTTGCATACTGTTGTATTTGTTTGaataatgaagaaaaatgtcaaaattgtgGGCATTTAGTTGGTGGAAGTCAAGAAACAATGCTAATtattttcacatattttgtCAAATATGGTGGCATAAATGTGATCATAAGTATCAACCATGCTTGTAAATTGCCTATAAGTAGGCATCTCCACCATGAACACAATATCatcaaaaattcaattctttGTATACTAGAGGAGAGGTTTAGACATAATTCTCTTGAGGATCTCCTTGAGAATAGTATTTTAGAAATTGGGTGTGAGAGAGaaatattgtgtattatatGGTTCTAACAATTttctatataataaatatttttttgggtgGTCTGTAATTTTTTCCGCATTAGGTTTCCACGTTAAATTgtgtgtttttttaattttctttaatttatctGTTATTATTTTCTGCTTGAAGGCAGTCCGAAAAGGACGAAAATTAATCGGTGCTTTTTCCTAACAAGTGGCATCAGAGCCTTGGGTGTGgaataattcttttaaaattttagtatgctctgtggttgcagCTTTGTATGATCTTCCacatcagaaaaaaaaaattgaatgagaATTATTGTTTTCAAGCAGAAGTTTCGTCCTGGTGGAATAGCAAGTGGAGTCTGATTCCGATGGAGTTTCCTATTCTGGTGGAATTGCTTTGGGGTACTTGTATATTTAGTAATAGTGGAAATGTGTAGAATTTAAAGAGATTCTGGCTAAGAAAAAACTTGATACTTAAGTGTATCCGTTGTGATTCACCTGTCTTTCCTAGAAACTAATTTAGTGGGTACTTTTCATTGTTATTGTCTATTTATTAGTACTAATAAGCAAGATGGGAACAAAATTTGAGATTGAGAAATTTGATGGGAGAATTAATTTTGGCTTGTGGCAAGTGTAAGTCAAGGATGTGTTAATTCAATTTGAATTATACAAGGCGTTGAAAGGGAGACCAACTAGCGGAAAAGATGACAAGGGTTCAGAAAAATTTGAAAGCAGTGGAGACtcgaaaaaattcaaaattagtgATGAAGAATGGGAAGAGTTAGACATGAAAGCGGCAAGTCAAATTCGCTTGTGTTTAGCTAAAACTGTTCTTGCTAATGTGATAGAATTGTCTACAACAAAAGAGTTGTGGGAGAAACTAGAAGAATTGTACCAAATCAAAAGTTTTTCAAATAGGCTATATTTAAAGGAGTAATTTCATAAATTGCAAATGGATGAAGGTACAACTATTTCTGATCATTTGAGTGTCTTGAATGAGATTGTTTCTGAATTGGAATCTATTGGAGTGAAAATTGATGATGAAGACAAGGCACTTCAACTCATTTGGTCTCTTTCATCTTCCTATAAGCACATGCAACCCATTTTAATGTATGGGAAGGAAATTGTGATTTTCTCGAAAGTGATGAGCAAATTGAATTCTGAGGAAAAAAGATTGAAGAATGGAGATgaaaattttcaataaaattcagCTCTTTTTGTTAAAGGAAAATGGAAGCAAAATAAAAGCTCCAAGAGAATGTCGTTTGCTGCTTGGATTGTGGACAACAGGGACATATTAAGAGTAAATGTCCAAATAATCGGGCTAGTTCGTCTGGAAGCTCCAAAGAAAATGCTATCAATATTGTTTTCCTAGAAGAGGGAGGGTGATATACTTTTGTAAGAAAGATAAAAATTCTCATTGCATGATTGCTACCTTTAGAAATGTCATGGAAGAAGATGTTTAATTGGTAGCTGGTCCACAAGTTTGCACATGTGCATTGATTGATAGGTGATGCAAGGTGTGAGGTGGAAAGGATGTCGATGGCTAATGAACTCTCAAGAAATCAACGAGAGGGTTGCACCATAAGTTATTAGCAAGTTTTTCGACATGAGtggaaattgaaattttgacATTGTGAAGTGATTTCAAGTGAAAATTCTTGGATTGATTTTTCAATCTGAGTGGATGTACTCTTTATAGTGGGGTATGATAATTTTTGATATTAAACTTACGATTGTCGGTAGCAGATAATGTGAAGGTTGCAGCTGCGCATGGTTGACCGAGTTTATAATCAGGTGAAGAAATGATTATGGTATATGTAGCTGAACAACTGCAAAAGCCATCGagttatatttttcttctttttcaaaggtgaaaatttattgtatttgtttgaataaagaaaaaaaatatcaaaattgtgAGCATTTGATcgataaaaatcaaaaaaaaaatgctaaTTATTTTCGCACATTTTGTCAAATATGATAGAAGTCAAAATTAATCGATACTTTATCCCGACACATAACCCCCAAACGTTTGAATGAAGCAAAGAGATTCCAAAAACTACTCACATGGGCAAATCACGACAACTTATAGAACTTCCAAATAAACTTCTTTCTttaatatatttctaaaaagAAGTAATTGCAGGAAGTACATTTGGCTAAGTATCCATAGTCCACGCGTAAAAGGTATCTCATGCACCAACGACCTTAACTTATTCCTATcagatatttatattaatttatgtaaatatactataattaagtattttaattataaaggTGAGAATGTATCTTTATTAACTATCATATGTCatgtatttattaatttaatataaatatttcatgCGATTAAATCTTTACGTTCAAGTAGTACAAGAAGACGGAGCTAAAGTAAACACCTTTAAAGTTATATGTGCACGGTACATTATATTATCTGAGACATCTTTAATTAAAGATGAAAGAATATTTACGAAATACAAACACTCATGGCGATGGCATTTGGACTTCTCATcttatattgaattgtattgttttttttaccattttttcACAACCAAGAATGACATACTAAAATGTTAGAAAGTCGAATCTGCCTAAAGTATGGTTTTTGATATCTAatgtaaaaagaaaataaaaaatataatcgTTAAAATCAAGATCTATAGCTTATCATAACTTGCCCCACTAATCTagatttcttttcttgaattaaAAATAATGATAGCGCCATTTGACTAACCACATGGGATGTCTAATATTGTTCTATTTAATTGTGTTGCtcgaattttttaaaattatttatttttcaaaaataattccACCTGGCGTTCCAAATTCGTTATCTTATgctttttatttgaatttattctCTTATCTAATGTTGAAATTTTGCACACAAAGTAAATAAgaattttctcattttcatgaagatatattatttattatacaaaTAACTTTATTCTAAATACCAAACTTGAATGTCTGTTCGATGAAACATTGGGGCGTGGAATATATCATATGACAAAATATAACACTAGAAATATCTAAATCCCTTGGTTCTTGATGTAACAAATTAGGTCCACTTAGTGGAAAAATTGGGACCATAATACTATTTTTCCTCATGCTTTTGGTCCTTGCATTGTACCTCTCACTATACTATATAAAAATTGTGGTAGGTGATAAGTGGCTTAACCAAGTCTTAAAATAAGTATTGAATATTAAATAAGAAAAGGTAAATTTGGTTCTACAaccttttatatatttatttttagttttatgtcattttaataAGAGATTTGAATAAAGTGCAATAGAATTTTTCTAAACTAATATTCGGTAAATTAAtaaattcataaagataatatttttttcggtCCCGATTTAAGCTAGTGAAAAAAATTATCGATTTTgataagataatatatttttaaaagaaatctcatataaattaataattctttgaaattactaaaatatctaagacaatttagtaaaatatgattctagtgttttttgttaaaatttaaatctagtTGAAGTTCATCTCTAACTTTTTTTATTGTATTCAAAATTCCGGTATTATCTTCTCGAACTGCACCAAAAAATTGTGAAGAGTTCCAACCACGATAAGTGTTTCTTTTTATGTAAGTGGTTTCAAAGGCATTGTACGTCTTCAATTTCACCATCAATATTGTTCTCTTCAATGGTATCCACAATTTCTTCTAAATTCTATAGAGCTCTGAAAATATATCAGTTTCACCGGGGTAATCTAACATGTTATTGACATCTATTTTATTGCGATAATCGAGATTATTAATCATGACTTCAAATACGTAAATTTCGTTTTCACAAGAGAATTCATTTAAATTCCTTGAGGCTTCATCTCCCGAATGATGTAATCCaaattaacttttatatatTGAATCTCGAAAACactctttaaattaataatattaatttatcaattaaataatatctccacaaaataatgatattttttaaattccgacaatattgattttgaaaaaatttactGGATTTTTTCTATTTAAGTAAGTGATTATAAGAGATCATTTTCAGACGATTAAAAAACATAAGTTTAGTGTGTTTTTTGTGTCATTGTTTTGTCAATTTATTTAGGTCGGCAAGTGCTTAAAGTAGTACCGTACACTAATTTGTCAAGTTTCCACGTACGTTCATTAATTGTTGTTcaacattttttaattttcttacaaaataaaatgtaattaaagaaataaaaagaactttttttttgaagGAAACCTAAATTCAAGATTTTGACCAACCCTAATATCTCCTAAAAGCCTTCTTGTGAAAATTAGGTCACTCTTTTTCAAACTATCAAATGAAAAATAGGGGTATGCATCGATCGATTCGAtttgattttatgtattatcgatTTGGTTTATCGATTATTGATTTTCGATTTACGCTAAATCAATaacaaatcaataagatattttttttattgattttcgaTTTATCGATTTTTTGATCGTTAACGATTCGACTTTCGATTTAGCCAATAAGAAAATAGTCATAAAATATGACTTCTCACTTCTCTAACAATTTGCAGCGATGTAGGAAAACAAGCAAATCAACTGTAAATGCTTTGATATAGTGAAACAAGAAAGATAATGAGAAATTGCATCAATAAGAGCAGATATAGTGCGAAGGCTACATAAATTAC
This sequence is a window from Solanum dulcamara chromosome 10, daSolDulc1.2, whole genome shotgun sequence. Protein-coding genes within it:
- the LOC129869927 gene encoding uncharacterized protein LOC129869927 → MESVHGLKQSTKNQRILVSPGSDSSWEGYDEVRSKHRNDPTVMNKLREKLKSKATVKHAPKEIDNKIEGVTTRPNLPKGMKYVIKKIPSHPLRFGTAYRANFLDDFESSIGGDIVVRRPWMVMLAITTIQKKIGETSLQTKEN